In Candidatus Nitrosocosmicus arcticus, the following are encoded in one genomic region:
- a CDS encoding DUF6789 family protein: MIHQSIVKTLLLGAVGGVIASIIMYPFLFLTTSMMGIPLDDLSIARGMAISNINDNYYLNLTLGIGMHFLTGAIAGALFTIIVSTIKKFRINNFKRGIMEGIVYSIIIFIVLYIPTTMSMVYPNLVDIMNQSSPAQSSLKDQKTVEQNLIPIYVFGFIAHIIFGVILGFVSTLLIFRGDMIQKK; this comes from the coding sequence GTGATACATCAAAGCATAGTCAAAACCCTATTGCTCGGAGCCGTAGGAGGAGTAATAGCAAGCATTATCATGTATCCTTTCCTTTTTCTTACTACTAGTATGATGGGAATTCCTTTAGATGACTTATCAATAGCCAGAGGCATGGCAATAAGTAATATCAATGACAACTATTATCTTAATTTGACATTGGGTATTGGAATGCATTTTCTTACTGGTGCTATTGCAGGAGCGCTATTTACAATTATAGTAAGTACGATAAAGAAATTTAGAATTAATAATTTTAAAAGAGGAATTATGGAGGGGATTGTTTATTCAATAATAATATTCATAGTGTTGTATATTCCGACTACTATGAGTATGGTATATCCAAATCTCGTTGACATCATGAATCAATCCAGTCCCGCCCAGAGTAGTTTAAAAGATCAGAAAACTGTTGAACAGAATCTTATTCCTATATACGTGTTTGGATTTATTGCACATATCATATTTGGAGTGATATTAGGATTTGTATCAACATTGTTAATTTTTAGAGGTGACATGATTCAAAAGAAATAA
- a CDS encoding DUF2299 family protein, with the protein MQEILDNIYKWVDLSKLKVESDHDLTKSQKIDFIGKVTVNDRYGYNIIILNEAEIVKISTSYRFNQQLNSQISNFKNIGFEFLSNVQLSLLQMNLQYVFIHKNHNPVSLDKKALINIDELESIDISKNLYFDGFNQNLFFEAVTNIINAIEVIDILYQKMDLKNLT; encoded by the coding sequence TTGCAAGAAATACTGGATAACATATACAAATGGGTTGATTTATCCAAATTAAAGGTAGAGTCAGATCATGATCTGACAAAATCTCAGAAAATTGATTTTATTGGAAAGGTAACTGTCAACGATAGATATGGCTACAACATAATAATCCTCAATGAAGCTGAGATCGTCAAAATTTCAACGTCTTATAGATTCAACCAACAACTAAATAGTCAAATTTCAAATTTTAAAAACATTGGTTTTGAATTCCTAAGCAATGTGCAATTATCATTATTACAAATGAATTTACAGTATGTTTTCATCCATAAAAACCATAATCCAGTAAGTTTAGATAAAAAAGCACTGATCAATATTGACGAATTAGAATCTATCGACATAAGTAAGAATCTTTATTTTGATGGATTTAATCAAAATCTTTTCTTCGAAGCAGTTACTAATATAATAAATGCGATAGAAGTCATTGACATTCTATATCAAAAGATGGATTTGAAAAACCTTACATAA